Genomic DNA from Halobaculum sp. CBA1158:
CACCGACGCCTTTGCGCTCGCCTCGTCGGCCTCCGCGGCGCGCTCGGCGTAGTCGTACGCCGAGAGGCGCACCACGGTGTCGGCGTGCGACTCGGTCTTCGCGCGGCCGTACTCCAGTCCGGAGACGAGCACCGCCAGTTCGTCGCCGGTGTAGGCGGTGAGAAACGGGTCAGGGGCGTCGAATCCCGAGAGGTACAGCTGATCGGAGTCGGCGTTGTCGGCCTCGATGCAGTAGGCGTCGACCCCAGTCGCGTCGAGGCGATCGTCGAGTGCCGAGCGGCGTCGCGTCATGGTCTCCGGTGCGTCCACGGGCGGGATAGGCGTTTTCGTCGCGGCCGCCCGTCGACGCCGGTCTCGATCCCCCCTCGAGGCGTCAGTTCGTCCGTTGCTTCGGGTCGTCGGACCACCGTCGGGCGACTTTCCCCTTCATCGCGTACTCCAGCGCGTGCCAGACCCGCCCCTGTCGCTTCAGTCGTTCGACCGCCTCGACGCGCTCCTCCGGCACCGATCCGCGTTCCAACAGCTCCGCGAGGAGTGTCTCGGCGCTATCACGATTCATCTGGTGATACGTCTTCCTCGGGGGTGGATACCGGTGTTGCCAAACCATTCCGGTGTGATGAGCGCCACCTAGATAGTCAATACCTAGCGCCTACGGGGCTTATACTCTCGATTTGGAGGTCAGAGACTGCGAAGCTGATCAGGCCGGAGTCGGTCGAATTCCGACTCGGAGGTGGCAATCGACTGCCCGAGGGTCGCCGGAACCGTCGCCGCGTCCGGTACACACTTGCCGCGGCGAGCGCACCTCGGGACATGGACGCACACGTCTCGCCGTCGCGAGTCGCCGGACGCGCACGCGCGCCGCCGTCGAAGAGCTACACGCACAGGGCGATCCTCGCGGCCGGGTACGGCGGGGGAACGACCGTCGCGGACCCGCTGGACTCGGCGGACCCGCGGGCGACCGGCCGGGCCATCGAGGCGTTCGGCGGCGCTGTGTCGTGGATCGACGACGGGACCGGGGGCGCGAGCGCGGTCGAGGTCGAGGGGTTCGGCGGTCGCCCCGACACCCCCGACGACGTGATCGACTGCGCGAACTCGGGGACGACGATGCGGCTCGTCACAGCGGCCGCCGGACTGGCGGACGGACTCGCCGTGCTCACCGGCGACGACTCGCTACGCTCGCGCCCGCAGGGACCGCTCCTCGAGGCCGTCGAGTCGCTGGGGGGTCGCGCGGAGTCGACGCGGCACAACGGGCAGGCCCCGCTGGTCGTCGGCGACGCGATGGACGGCGGCGGGGTCGCCATCCCTGGCGACGTGTCCTCGCAGTTCGTCACCGCCCTCCTGATGGCCGGCGCGGTCACCGACGAGGGCGTCGAGGTCGACCTCGAGACGGAACTCAAGTCCGCGCCGTACGTCGAGATCACCCGCGAGGTGCTCGCGGACTTCGGCGTCGACACCGAGCACACGGAGACGGGCTTTCGCGTTCCCGGCGGGCAGGCGTACGAGGCCGACGAGTACGCCGTCCCGGGCGACTTCTCGTCGATGTCGTACCTGCTGGCGGCGGGCGCGGTCGCGGACGGCGACGGAACCCGCGACCGCGACAGCGACGGCGTCGTCGTCGAGGGCGCGCGGCCGAGCGCGCAGGGCGACGCCGCCATCGTCGACGTGCTCGACCGGATGGGCGCGGCGATCGACTGGGACCGAGAGGCCGGGGAGATCGAGGTCCGCGGCGGCGACCTCTCCGGCGTCGACGTCGACGTGGGCGACACGCCCGACCTCCTCCCCACCATCGCCGTCCTCGGCGCGGTCGCCGGCGGCGAGACGCGGATCGTCAACGCCGAGCACGTCCGGTACAAGGAGACCGACCGCGTGGCCGCGATGGCCGAGTCGTTGGAGGCCATGGGCGCAAGCGTGACCGAGGAACCCGACTCGCTGACGGTCCACGGCGACGACTCGGACCTCGTGGGCGCGACGGTCCAGGGTCGCGGCGACCACCGACTCGTGATGGCGCTGACGGTCGCCGGCCTCGTCGCCGAGGGCGAGACGACGGTCACGGGCGCTGAGCACGTCGACGTGTCGTTCCCCGGCTTCTTCGAGACGATGGCGGACCTGGGCGCGGACGTGTCCGTGGAGTGACGACGTCGAGGGGGCGAGTCCCCGAAGCGGCCACGCGATCGCGTCGCTCCGGCGGGGTGTCAGACCACGGTCGTTTATGACTCCCGTCCGGGAGACTCGGCCATGGAGCGGACGTATCTCGGTCCGGGTCTCGGCGAACTCGACGACGGCTCCGACCCCGCGATGTCGTTCGGCGTGGCGACGGAGCGGTCCGACGGCGTCGACGTGGCGCTGTCGGGACTGATCCACCCGGAGGGAACGCCCGTCGAACAGACGGCGGTCGTCTTCGAGATGATCGAGGACATGATCGTCGACGACCTCGGCGGGGAGATGGGGGACGTGACGCGGCTACGGTTCTACGTCAGAGAGGACGTGCTGACCGCAGATCTCCGTCGCGAACTGCACGAACTGCGACGTGACGTGTTCTCGGCCCCGGAGTATCCCGCGGCGACGATGGTCGGCGTGTCGTCGCTGGTTCACGACGACGCGGACGTGGAGGTCGAAGCGAGCGCGTTCGTCCCCGCCGACGAGCGGACGGTGACCACGATCCGGCCCGACTGACGCCGGATCGACCGGGGGTGGAGCGTTTCCGCCGCCGATGCCGTTTTCGCCCGGAGGATAGAGCGCTTCCGCCGCCGATGCCGTTTTCGCTCGGGAGACCGACCGGACTCGCATGAGCGACCTCGATACGCCGCCGTTCGCCTTCGATTACGACCCAGGGGCGATTCACTACGGCCGCGGGTGCATCGCCGACATCGGCGACGCGCTCGCCGACCGCGACCGCGACGCCGCGCTGGTCGTCTGCGGGTCGAACGTCGCCGGCAACGCCGCGCTGATGGACGCCGTCGGCGACAGCCTCGACGACCGCCTCGCGGAGGTGTTCGCGGGCACCACCCCGGACAAGCGACTCCGGGAGGCCGCCCGCGCAGTCGAGCGCGCCGACGACCTCGCGGTCGACGCGTTCGTCCCCGTCGGCGGCGGTTCCAGCCTCGACGTCGCCACCGTCGCCTCGGTCCTCCGGGCTCGCGACCTGTCGCTCGCGGACGCCCGGGCCGAGGTCGCAGAGACCGGGGGGATCTCGACCCCGGACGATCCCGACGAGCTGACGCCGCTGTTCCCGGTCCCGACGACGCTGGCGGGCGCTGACCTGTCGGTGATCGCCGGCATCGCCGCCGCGGTCGACGACGGCGACGGCGGAACGGAGGTCGTCTCCACGGGCGTCGGCGGGGCCGAGTTGATGCCCGAGGCGCTGTTCTACGACCCGGCGCTGTTCGAGACGACGCCGGAGCGCGTGCTCGCCGGGTCGGCCATGAACGGCTTCGACAAGGCGATCGAGTCGCTGTACGCCCGCACGAGGACGGCCGTCACGGACGCGACAGCGACGCGGGCGATTCGGCTCCTCGCAGACGGTCTCCCGGAGATGGCGGATGACCCGACCGCGATGGACCGCGCGGTCGCGGGGATCGTGCTCGCGCAGTACGGCATCTCGCGACCCGGAGCCATGACGATCAACGTGATCCACGCGTTCGGGCACGGCCTGCGCGACGCGTTCGGCATCCAGCAGGGACTCGCGCACGCGGCGGTCGCCCCGCACGCCCTCCGAGCGATGGCCGACGCCGGCGTCGACCTCTCGCTGCTGACGGCGGCGTTCGAGGTCGACACGGCGGAGGCGGCGATCGCCGAGGTGGAACGCGTCCGCGACGCCCTCGATCTCCCGGCGTCGCTGTCGTCGCTCGAGGGCGTCGACGAGACGGGACCGGGACTCGACGAGGCCGCCCGCGTCGCCGCCGCCGACTCGCTGCTGTCGTACGCGCCCGAGGAGTACGAGCTGACGGAGGCGGACGCGCGGGCGGTGTTGGAGGCGGCGCGATGAGCGACGAGACCCGAACGCGCCGCACCGCGGTCCGACGGAGGGCTGGGTCGCAACCGTTATTTCTCGCGACCCCAGGGACCCGTCAATGAGCGAGCCGGGCGATCGAACCGACGATCCGACCGAGGACGCTGCCCAGGAACTCGATCGAACGAGTGACGCCGTCGTCTCGCTCGACGAGGACTGGCGGGTGACTGCCTGGAACGGTCAGATGGCCGAACTGTCCGGCGTCTCGGCGGCCGAGGCCGTCGGCACGGAGGTCTGGACGGTGTTCGACGGCTACGACCTCTCGGAGTCCTCGTTCGCGTCGGCGCTTCGCGAGACCGCCGAAACGGGCGGCGAGCGCGCCATCGAGGCGACCCTCCCCGGCGTCGACGCCCGCGTCGAGGTGCGGATCTATCCCGATCCCACGGGCGTGACCGCGTATCTCACCCCGTCGATGTCCCGGCTGCCGCACGACCGGGAACTGGAGCGGAGTCGGGAGGTCCTCCGGGCGCTTCACGACAGCGTGATCGTGCTCGACAGCGACCTCGTCGTCGAGTTCGCTCTGGTCCACCTCGACGGCGCGGACGACCTCGAGGGGCGCGGGGTCGAGGAGGCGATGACGTCGCTGACGAGCCCGGCGGACGCGAAGCGGTTCCTCGCGGCCGCGCGAGCGGTCCTCGACGGCGATTCCCTCGACGGCGATTCGGCCGCCTCCGAGGGCGGGTCGACCCGCCGAAGGGCGGGCGCAACGGCGGGCGGAGCGACCGGCGGGGCGACCGACGCGGGGTCCGGGACCGCCGAGGGAGGCAGCCGGCGACTGACGCTCCCGTACGGGAGCGACGAGGATCTTCAGTACGTCGATCACCGCCTGACTCGTGTCACCTTCGACGGCGAGGATCACGTCCTCGTCATCGGCCGCGACGTGACCGAGCGGACCCGGTTCGAGCGGCGACTCCGCGCGCTCCAGAGCATCGCGCGCGAGCTGAACACGGCGACCAACGCCGACGACATCGCCTCGCGTGCCGTGTCGGCCGCTGCGGACGTGATCGATATGCCGCTGACCGGCGTGTGGCTGGTCGACGAATCGGGCGACGCGCTCGTCCCCGCGGCGGTGACCGTCTCTTCGGATGCGATGTTCGACGACCACCCCACCTTTCGCGGGGGCGAGAGTCTCGCGTGGGAGGCGTTCGAGGCCGACGAGTTCCGCCGGATCGACGACATGGACGACGAGAACGAGCGACACAACCCCGACACGGTCGTCCGCTCGGAGCTGATCGCCCCGCTGGGCGACCACGGAGTGATGCTCACGGCGTCGCTGGAGCCGAACGGGTTCGACGACGCCGACGTGGACCTCTTTCGCGCGCTGGCCGCCAGCGTCGAGGCGACGCTCGCGCGCACGGACCGCGAGCAGCGCCTCGAGGAACGGAACCGACAGCTCGAGCGGTTCGCGGACGTGGTCGCTCACGACATCCGCAACCCCCTCGGCGTCGCCGCCGGCCACCTGGACCTGGCTCGGGAGTCCGGAGACACGTCGCACCTCGATAGGGTTGACGGGGCCCTCGATCGGATCGAACGCCTCGTCGACGAACTGCTCGAACTCGCGCGCAACGAGACGGGCGACGCGGACACGGAGTCGGTGGACCTGCCCGCGGTCGCGCGGGAGGCGTGGGCGACCGTCGAGACCGACGAGGCGACGCTGACGGTCGCCGACGGTCTCGGGAGGATGGACTGGAACGAGGGACAGCTCACGCAGCTGTTCGAGAACTGCTACCGGAACGCGATCGAACACGCCGGCCCCGACGTGGCCGTGACGGTCGGTCCGCTCGACGGCGGCGGATTCTACGTCGCCGACGACGGTCCCGGCGTTCCGGAGGACGTGCGCGACCACGTGTTCGATCACGGCTTCACCACCGACCGGGAGGGGACCGGCTTCGGCCTCGCGATCGTCGCGGAGGTCGCCGAGGCGCACGGCTTCGAGGCGTCGGCGACCGAGAGCGACGCCGGCGGCGCTCGCTTCGAGTTCCGGCCCGTATGAGCGACTGGCGGGAACCGACAGACGTCACGAGATGCCACCCGTCACTGAGCGACTAAGCGACGCCAGCCGCCACAAGTGACGCCACGCGCCACTAAATGACGCCACTCGCTACCAGGTGACAGCGCCCGATGCCGATCGAAACCGTCCTGAACAGACTGTGCGTTCACGAACCGCTATTGTTCCGGAGGCGTTCGATCGGCGTATGAGCGACACACAGGGTTCGCCGTTGCCCCCGGAGGCCGCTCCCGGTCCCGACGGCCTCCCCGTCGTCGGCTCGTTCCTCGAGAGCCGGTGCGACTTCTTCGCGTTCCGCGACCGCGTCGCCCGCGAGCACGGCGGCGTCGCACGCTACGAGATCCTCGGACAGTCGGTGTTCCTGCTCACCGACCCCGACGCGATCCGGCGGGTGCTCGTCGGAGAGAACGAGCGGTACGAGAAGGGAGAGCTGTTCCAACAGCAGCTCCGTCCGGTGCTCGGGAACGGCCTGCTCAACAGCGAGGGGGAGTTCTGGCGTCGCCAGCGCCACCTCATCCAGCCGGCGTTCACGCCCGACCGGATCGCGGGCTACGGCGACATGATGGTCGAGGCGACCGAGCGTACGAGCGCCCGCTGGGACGACGGAGAGGTGCGCGACGTGCACCGGGACATGATGGGGCTGACGCTGGACATCGTCGCCCGCGCGCTCGCCGGCGTCGACATCCGGGACCGCACGCCCGCCATCGGCGGCGCGCTGGACACGGTGATGGAGCAGTCGGCCGGCGGGGCCCTCGTCGACCTCCTGCCGGCGTGGGTGCCGACGCCCGGACGCCAGGCGCTCGACGAGGCCGTGTCGAGCCTCGACCGGATCGTCGACGAACTGATCGTCGAGAAGCGTCGCGCGCTCCGAGCGGGCGAGGTCGAGTCGGACGATGACGTGGTGGCGGCGTTGCTGACGGCGACCGACGAGGACGGCGAGCACATGGCCGACGAGCAGGTCCGCGACGAGGTGAAGACGCTGCTGTTGGCGGGCCACGAGACCACGGCGCTGGCGCTGACCTTCACGCTGCACCTGCTCGCGCGCCATCCCGACGTCGAGGAGACGCTGCTGGCGGAACTGGAGAGCGAACTGGGCGACGAACCGGCAGGCGTCGACAGCGTCCGCGACCTGGAGTACCTGGACGACGTGATCACCGAGTCGATGCGGCTGCTGCCGCCGGTTCACGGGATCCTCCGCGAGCCGACCGAGGACGTCGAACTCGGCGGCTACCGGATTCCGGAGGGGACGCCGCTGGCGATCAGCCAGTGGGTCGTCCACCGCGACCCCGCCCACTACGACGATCCACTCGAGTTCCGCCCCGAGCGGTGGACCGACGAGATGGAGGCGGACCTCCACCCGCTGGCGTACTTCCCGTTCTCCTCGGGGCCGCGGCGGTGCGTCGGCGACCGGTTCGCGCTGCTGGAGGCGAAGCTGATCCTCGCGACGCTGCTGCGTCGGTACGCGTTCGAGGTCGTCGAGCCGGTCGACCTGGAGGGGTGTCTGGAGGCGAGCATCACGACGCGACCGACCGAGCCGGTTCGGATGCGGGTTCGCGACCGCTGAGCGTCGGTGTCGCCGTCAGCGGCGGCGACGACCCCTCCTCGACGATGGGTGGCAATACCGCGGGAGAAAAAATGAGTTATGAGCCTGCGGCCAGGTGATGCACGTAGCATCCACCATCCATGTCGGGTAACTACGATCTCGTCATCGTCGGCGGAGGTATCAGCGGCGCGTCGCTGTTGTACACGACCGCGCGCTTCACCGACATCGAGTCGATCGCGCTGATCGAGAAGGAATCGGAGGTGGCGGCGATCAACTCCCACCACACGAACAACTCACAAACGCTCCACTTCGGCGACATCGAGACCAACTACACCCTCGAGAAGGCCGAGGAGGTGAAGGAGGGCGCGGAGCTGCTCGCCGGCTACCTGGAGAACCACGACGCCGACCGCGAGATGCACGCCAAGCGCAGCAAGATGGTGCTCGGCGTCGGCGACGAGGAGGTCGAGGCGCTCGAACGCCGCTACGACGACGAGGGGTTCGGCGACCTGTTCCCGAAACTCCGCCCGATCGAGCGCGAGGAGATCGCGGAGATCGAGCCCAAGGTCGTCGAGGGACGCGACCCAGACACGGACCTGCTGGCGTTGCAGACGCCCGACGGCTACGTCGTCGACTACGGCGAGACGGCAAAGTCGTTCGTCGAAGAGGCCCGCGAGGAGGCTGCAGTCGACGTGTTCACCGGCACGAAAGTCACGGACGTCACCCCGACGCCGGACGGGTACGCGATCGACACCGACGACGGTCGCTTCGAGTCAGCGGCGGCCGTCGTCGCCGCCGGGTCGCACAGCCTCCAGATCGCGAAGGAGCTCGGCTACGGCAAAGACAAGGCGCTGCTCCCGGTCGCGGGGAGCTTCTTCCTCGCGGACGACCTCCTGAACGGGAAGGTGTACACCCTGCAGATGAAGAAGCTCCCGTTCGCGGCGATCCACGGCGACGCCGACGTGCACGACCCGAGCACGACCCGGTTCGGGCCGACCGCGAAGCTCGTGCCGGCGCTGGAGCGCGGCCGGATATCGACGGTGTCTGACTTCCTCGACGTCTTCGGCCTCAACGCGGCGTCGTTCCTCAGCTACGCCAACATCCTCGCCGACCGGATCCTCTTGCCGTACGTCCTTCGGAACCTCGTGTATGACGTCCCGTCCGTCGGGCCGAAGCAGTTCCTCCCGCACGTCCAGAAGGTCGTTCCGAGCGTCGAACTCGACGACATCGAGCGGGCGAAGGGGTACGGCGGAGTCCGCCCACAGATCGTCGACACCGAGGCGAAGAGTCTCGACATGGGCGAGGCGAAGATCGTCGGGAAGGACATCATCTTCAACATCACCCCCTCGCCGGGTGCGTCCACGTGCCTCAAGAACGCGATGCGCGACACCCGAACGGTCGTCGACTTCCTCGACGACTACTCCTTCGACGAGGAGGCCTTCCGTGCGGACACGATCGATCACTTCCCGACCGGCGAGGCAGACACCGCTGACGCCGACGCCACCGATTCCCCCGACGACGGCGACGACGGCGACGACCCCGACGCCCCCGACGCCAACGAACCAGACGCGGCCCCCATCGAGGGCGAGTAGGACGCATATACACCCGACGCGCGCGCCGTGACCGACCGGATCGATCAGTTCGGGACGACACGACCGTTCGCCACCTTCGCCGCATTTTATACCGCCGACTCCCCGAACACGGGCATGAACGGAAACGAGTTCGGCCGGCTGTTCCGGCTGACCACCTACGGCGAGAGCCACGGCGAGGCGATGGGTTGTACGGTCTCGGGCGTCCCCGCCGGGGTCGAGTTGGACGAGGAGCGGATCCAGCGGGAACTCGATCGACGGAAGCCCGGCCAGTCGATGATCACGACCAGCCGCGGCGAGCCGGACGAGGTGGCGATCAACTCGGGGCTCCAGGACGGCTACACCACGGGGACGCCGATCGGGATGGTGATCCAGAACAAGGACGCCCGCTCGGGTAAGTACGAGCCGTTCGTCACCGCGCCCCGCCCCAGCCACGGCGACTACACCTACTCCGCGAAGTTCGGGACGCGGAACTGGGGCGGCGGCGGTCGGTCCTCCGCGCGCGAGACGGTGAACTGGGTCGCCGCCGGCGCGGTCGCGAAGGCGGTCCTCGACCAGAGCGACTACGACGTTGAGATCAAGGCGCACGTCAACCAGATCGGCGACATCGTCGCGCCCGACGTGACCTTCGAGGAGATGCTCGAACACAGCGAGGAGAACGAGGTCCGCTGCGCGCACCCGGAGACGGCCGCGGAGATGCGCGATCGCATCGACGAGTACCAGGAGGCCGGCGACTCCATCGGCGGGTCCGTCGAGTTCGAGGCGCGCGGCGTCCCCCGCGGACTTGGCGCGCCGCGGTTCGATTCGGTCCCCGCACGGCTCGGGCAGGCGATGATGTCGATCCCCGCGACGACGGCCTTCGAGTTCGGCCTCGGCCGCGACGCCCGCGAGGTAACGGGACACGACCGAAACGAGAACTGGGAGCTCGACGAGGGCGAGCACCCGGAGACGGTCAGCGAGGAGGGGGACCCTGTGCCCGTCGGCAACGACCACGGCGGCCTGCAGGGAGGGATCACTACCGGCGAGCCGATCTACGGCGAGGTGACGTGGCACGCCCCGACCTCCATCCCGAAAGAGCAGACCACGGTGGACTGGGAGACCGGCGAGGAGAAACAGGTGCAGGTCGTGGGCCGCCACGATCCGGTGCTCCCGCCGCGGGCGGTTCCGGTCGTCGAGGCGATGCTCTACTGTACGGTGCTCGACTTCATGCTCCTGGGCGGCCGGATCAATCCGGACCGGCTGGACGACCGCCCGGGCGAGTACGACACCGCGTATCACGCCGACCGACCGAACGACGACGGGTGATTCTCCGGGTTACTGCTGGGACTCGACGAACTCCCGGATGTCCGCTGCCGACGATCCCTCGATCGGATCGGTTCCCCACCGGAACGCCGGTAACGCCTCGCCCTCCACGCCGCTGTCGCGGCCGAGTTGTCGGTCGGAGTACGTCTGGTTGCGTCGCCGCCGCGTCTCGGCGGCCGCGACGACCGCGTCGGCGTCAATACCGACCTCGGTCGCGAGGTCGCGAAGCAGGTCGTAGGAGTAGTCGGGAGCCGACTCGACGAGCAGTTCGTGAAACCGCCACGCGTCCGCGCGGGAGCCGCGGGCGCGGACCTCGAACAGCGCGCTGGGAAGCACTACCGACCACTCGTTGATCGGGATCGGGAACATGAGTAGGGTCGGGCGGGCGGCCTCGTCGGCGACGAGGTCCGAGAGTTTCGGGTACTCCTCACGCCACCACCGGATCGACGGCTCGTGTGCGTAGTCGAAGTACACCGCGACGAGGGTGCCGCCGCCGGCGTAGATCTGCTCCACGCCGGCGTAGGGGGTGCGAGTGCCCTCGCGGTGGCTGAATGTCTCTGTCGCTTCGGCCGTGGTGAACTCGTCGGTGTGCCAGCCACCGCGAGGTTCGTCGGCGTCGCCGTCGCCGCGCAGCCAGCCGAGGCAGCCCGAGGTCCCGGCGAGCGTCGCGGTGCTCGCGGTCGCGAGGAAGCGTCTGCGCGTTCGCGTTGGACAACGGTCGGACTCGGTCATTCTGTGTTATCCTCCGTCGGGTCCGCATCACAGAGGTTCATTGTAGCGTAGGCACGGCCGTCCTTGGCGACGTAGATGCCGATACCGACGGTAGTCATCTCTGGGTGGATCATCGCAGCATTGTGTTCTGGGGATTGTATAAACCCGCGTAGATAAGCCTCCGCAAGTTCGTTTTCTGTCTCAGATTGGCCGTTTTTCCAATACATTCCGGCGATATTCTCCCGACTAATGTAACAATCGTACTCTGCTTCACGAAGCCTGTCCGAGAATGTTTCACCCTCGGGCGAGGTGTGGTTGAAATAATTCCGGGTAGCCATATCGTATGAGTGATGGCGAGCTATCATAGCGAGGCGGGGATCAAAGGTTAGGGAACCAGCATTATCTACAGATCTATATTCATTTAGTTTTTTAAATAAAATGTTTTCAACTAATGTGACATTTAAATCAGTACGTTGTGTCTTATTCTGCAAAGGAGAAGGTGTTATTATGTTCTCATCAGCCTGTTGATGGCCAAATTTAGGCGATTCAGGCGTCTCATTATGAAATACTACCGGTTCCTGGCTACGAACGATTGGTTCCGGGTTAGATCCGACAGAAGATAGACATCCAGTCAGTAGGATCATTACAACGAGTGCGGTTGCATACCCTCTATTCATATTTTCACCATCGAGGGGCCCAGTACGATCCAGGCAGCTGTAATTACCATGAATAGACTACTAATTTACTGTACAAATATATTTGCATCTAACTATTAGCACATGACTGTGTCGTGGTGACTTTTATCCGATCCACACCGAACTTCGACTGTCCGAAGGGTCCCTGAGATATACGAACCAGTCTCTGGCTTCTTGAGTGAGTGCTCCGTTCTCACGGTACGTCCTTCACGCTCCCACAGCCATTCAGTCCAGGATTCCGTTTCCGCAAAGGATTCCATGGTGACGGTGAATTCGCGCTCGCTCGCGTACTCGTGGTAGTGAACTGTCCGGGTCCGTTCGACTTCAGTCAGGTACAGGTAGTCGGTGTCGTAGTAGGTGTAGCCACTATGGTCGTGGCCGGTGTACCAGACCTCGGTGTCGTATCTCCAGTTGGAGCACTCCCGTGAGAACCCGCCGTACGGACTCGGATTGAGATCCCAGTTCGTGCACGTCCTCGTGGTTCGGGTGTGTCGCTCACGGTCGTGATCATGGCCGTCGCCGACGACCACACGCTCGGTTCTAGTTTCACCAGTATAGCTCCATCCCGGGCGCTGATACTTGCTCGAAAGCCACCGATATTTGTCTTCGTAGTACGTCCGTTCCTCGGTCCGAACGTTCCGTTCCACGAGCTGCCAGTCGTCTCCTGCTCCGTCCGGATCCGACTGCCTGACGCGAGTGATCCGGCGAGATCGCTGCTCAACGCTTGTCCCCGTCGATACCCAGTTGTCCCCGAGCGTCGATGGCCGTCCAGCATCGGCCCTTACAGATACTGTTCGTCCTGTGAAGTACGTCCCGGAGTCGTGGACCGATCTCTTGAACCAGCCTTCTCCTGTAGGTTGTTCATTGGATATGACACGTTCAATTGTATTACTGGTGGTCTCGTACCAGTACTCCGTGTAGGTCTTTGGTCGAACGTTGATGTCGACCGTTTTCAACGCCTCACCGTTCGGGCCTTGTGTCGAGATCAGTCTCGCCTTGTACGTTCCAGGATCGGAGTACGTATGAGATATATCGACATTCACGCCGGCTGGTGTCCCTGAACCGCGAGTGATGGATCCGTCACCAAAAACGAGCCGGTAGTTCTGATGCGACCCGACTGTGAAAACGACACGTTCTCCTGGTTCGATCTCGAGACTGCCTTCCTGCGAGGTCCCCCCAGACTCCGTCGCGTGAAACACGATATGGTCATGTGTCTGTACTGAATGGACGCGGCTTATCCACTTCTGTTCGCCTTGGTCACCATCTGCATCAACAGCCGAGAGCGAAACTTCCCTCGTGACCTTGCCGCCGCGCTCAGAGACGAACATGT
This window encodes:
- a CDS encoding ATP-binding protein encodes the protein MSEPGDRTDDPTEDAAQELDRTSDAVVSLDEDWRVTAWNGQMAELSGVSAAEAVGTEVWTVFDGYDLSESSFASALRETAETGGERAIEATLPGVDARVEVRIYPDPTGVTAYLTPSMSRLPHDRELERSREVLRALHDSVIVLDSDLVVEFALVHLDGADDLEGRGVEEAMTSLTSPADAKRFLAAARAVLDGDSLDGDSAASEGGSTRRRAGATAGGATGGATDAGSGTAEGGSRRLTLPYGSDEDLQYVDHRLTRVTFDGEDHVLVIGRDVTERTRFERRLRALQSIARELNTATNADDIASRAVSAAADVIDMPLTGVWLVDESGDALVPAAVTVSSDAMFDDHPTFRGGESLAWEAFEADEFRRIDDMDDENERHNPDTVVRSELIAPLGDHGVMLTASLEPNGFDDADVDLFRALAASVEATLARTDREQRLEERNRQLERFADVVAHDIRNPLGVAAGHLDLARESGDTSHLDRVDGALDRIERLVDELLELARNETGDADTESVDLPAVAREAWATVETDEATLTVADGLGRMDWNEGQLTQLFENCYRNAIEHAGPDVAVTVGPLDGGGFYVADDGPGVPEDVRDHVFDHGFTTDREGTGFGLAIVAEVAEAHGFEASATESDAGGARFEFRPV
- a CDS encoding FAD-dependent oxidoreductase translates to MSGNYDLVIVGGGISGASLLYTTARFTDIESIALIEKESEVAAINSHHTNNSQTLHFGDIETNYTLEKAEEVKEGAELLAGYLENHDADREMHAKRSKMVLGVGDEEVEALERRYDDEGFGDLFPKLRPIEREEIAEIEPKVVEGRDPDTDLLALQTPDGYVVDYGETAKSFVEEAREEAAVDVFTGTKVTDVTPTPDGYAIDTDDGRFESAAAVVAAGSHSLQIAKELGYGKDKALLPVAGSFFLADDLLNGKVYTLQMKKLPFAAIHGDADVHDPSTTRFGPTAKLVPALERGRISTVSDFLDVFGLNAASFLSYANILADRILLPYVLRNLVYDVPSVGPKQFLPHVQKVVPSVELDDIERAKGYGGVRPQIVDTEAKSLDMGEAKIVGKDIIFNITPSPGASTCLKNAMRDTRTVVDFLDDYSFDEEAFRADTIDHFPTGEADTADADATDSPDDGDDGDDPDAPDANEPDAAPIEGE
- a CDS encoding RidA family protein, which codes for MERTYLGPGLGELDDGSDPAMSFGVATERSDGVDVALSGLIHPEGTPVEQTAVVFEMIEDMIVDDLGGEMGDVTRLRFYVREDVLTADLRRELHELRRDVFSAPEYPAATMVGVSSLVHDDADVEVEASAFVPADERTVTTIRPD
- a CDS encoding cytochrome P450, with protein sequence MSDTQGSPLPPEAAPGPDGLPVVGSFLESRCDFFAFRDRVAREHGGVARYEILGQSVFLLTDPDAIRRVLVGENERYEKGELFQQQLRPVLGNGLLNSEGEFWRRQRHLIQPAFTPDRIAGYGDMMVEATERTSARWDDGEVRDVHRDMMGLTLDIVARALAGVDIRDRTPAIGGALDTVMEQSAGGALVDLLPAWVPTPGRQALDEAVSSLDRIVDELIVEKRRALRAGEVESDDDVVAALLTATDEDGEHMADEQVRDEVKTLLLAGHETTALALTFTLHLLARHPDVEETLLAELESELGDEPAGVDSVRDLEYLDDVITESMRLLPPVHGILREPTEDVELGGYRIPEGTPLAISQWVVHRDPAHYDDPLEFRPERWTDEMEADLHPLAYFPFSSGPRRCVGDRFALLEAKLILATLLRRYAFEVVEPVDLEGCLEASITTRPTEPVRMRVRDR
- the aroA gene encoding 3-phosphoshikimate 1-carboxyvinyltransferase; translated protein: MDAHVSPSRVAGRARAPPSKSYTHRAILAAGYGGGTTVADPLDSADPRATGRAIEAFGGAVSWIDDGTGGASAVEVEGFGGRPDTPDDVIDCANSGTTMRLVTAAAGLADGLAVLTGDDSLRSRPQGPLLEAVESLGGRAESTRHNGQAPLVVGDAMDGGGVAIPGDVSSQFVTALLMAGAVTDEGVEVDLETELKSAPYVEITREVLADFGVDTEHTETGFRVPGGQAYEADEYAVPGDFSSMSYLLAAGAVADGDGTRDRDSDGVVVEGARPSAQGDAAIVDVLDRMGAAIDWDREAGEIEVRGGDLSGVDVDVGDTPDLLPTIAVLGAVAGGETRIVNAEHVRYKETDRVAAMAESLEAMGASVTEEPDSLTVHGDDSDLVGATVQGRGDHRLVMALTVAGLVAEGETTVTGAEHVDVSFPGFFETMADLGADVSVE
- a CDS encoding iron-containing alcohol dehydrogenase family protein, producing MSDLDTPPFAFDYDPGAIHYGRGCIADIGDALADRDRDAALVVCGSNVAGNAALMDAVGDSLDDRLAEVFAGTTPDKRLREAARAVERADDLAVDAFVPVGGGSSLDVATVASVLRARDLSLADARAEVAETGGISTPDDPDELTPLFPVPTTLAGADLSVIAGIAAAVDDGDGGTEVVSTGVGGAELMPEALFYDPALFETTPERVLAGSAMNGFDKAIESLYARTRTAVTDATATRAIRLLADGLPEMADDPTAMDRAVAGIVLAQYGISRPGAMTINVIHAFGHGLRDAFGIQQGLAHAAVAPHALRAMADAGVDLSLLTAAFEVDTAEAAIAEVERVRDALDLPASLSSLEGVDETGPGLDEAARVAAADSLLSYAPEEYELTEADARAVLEAAR